TGGATAATCGGGCCACTGACCTTTTCGTTTTCAGAAATCAGTTCGCCCTTACGTCCGTAGACGCGGTCGATGAAGTTCTTGAGTTCAGTATCCTTCTTGGCATATTCTGCTTCAAGTTCACGTTTCTTTTCATCGGAAAGCATGAGCATCTGCTTGTCCAATTTTTCCTTGATAGCAGCAAGTTCCTTCTGCAGCAAGTTGCCCTGCTGTTCCCACTTAGCCACCTGACGGTCGTATTCTTCTTGGGCCTTCTTGGTGCCCTTGTAACCGTCAAAGATCAGCTTAGAATCAACGTGAGCAATGCGAAGGCCGTCTTCGGCAAAGCCGGCCGTTGCAAATGCAAACACGAACAAAATCAAAAGTCGTTTTAACATACAAACTCCTTAGAAGCCCTGGCTGATAACGAAGTTGAATTCCATGTCACCAACAGTTTCCTTTTGAGTACCGGTGTAGTTTTCACCCACGTCCAAAGGCCAAGCAAAGTCAAAGCCAATAATGCCAAGCATAGGCACAACGACGCGGAAACCAAAGCCAATATCCTTCTTAAGGCTGGTGGGATCCCATTCGCTAAGCGGGCTGCGGCTGGGCTTCGGAACCTGGGTCTTGGGGTCATAGCGTTCACCAAACACGTTACCTGCATCAAAGAAGAAGGGCAACAGGTAGAATGTCTGCGGCACAAGACCAAGCTGAAGTTCAGCACCAACGTACTGGTAGCTACGACCCAAGCGGCGATTACCGATAGATCCAGAGGTATAACCACGCATCATGCCTTCGTAACCATAGGCGCCACCCATTGTGTACAAAGTACGATACTGCAAACGGTCACCGAAGATCACACCATACTGGTTGGTCAAAGCCAAAGTCAAACGATCGCGGAACAAGGGGAACCACCACTTCACGGTCAATTCCGTCTTCACGAATTCAAAGTCGCCAAACACAGTGCCTTCTGCGAACTGCATGTCAAGAACATAGCGAGAACCATCGGTGGGGAACTGAGGCAGGTTCTTGTCGTCACGGATCAAGCGGAAGTTAATGGCAGATTCAACACCGGAGTAAACCACATAGCTACCCGGGATGTTATCGCCCTGCTTATTCATGAGCCAGCTATAACCGATCTGTCCATAGAAGTAGTCATCCGGCCACTTAAGGCGCTTACCCAGATATACGCTACCACCGTAACGAGTAATATTCGGGTCACCGTACTCTTCCATATTCCACCAAGAATAGCTCAAACTTGCACCCAAGGTAATGGGCTTATCAAGCAGCCACGGTTCCTGGAAGCTGATGGATGCACTCTTCTTGTCTGCACCATATTCAACGTTGAGGGATGCAGCCTGACCATCACCCATACAGCAGTTGGGGATAGAAATTGCTGCAGTACCCACAAGACCATCACTTTCGCTATAG
The sequence above is drawn from the Fibrobacter sp. genome and encodes:
- a CDS encoding OmpH family outer membrane protein → MLKRLLILFVFAFATAGFAEDGLRIAHVDSKLIFDGYKGTKKAQEEYDRQVAKWEQQGNLLQKELAAIKEKLDKQMLMLSDEKKRELEAEYAKKDTELKNFIDRVYGRKGELISENEKVSGPIIQLIRKAVNEIALQEGYDMVVDRATGAVLFWKKDNDLTQKVLDYLNKQ